The proteins below are encoded in one region of Chiloscyllium punctatum isolate Juve2018m chromosome 9, sChiPun1.3, whole genome shotgun sequence:
- the LOC140481153 gene encoding acetylserotonin O-methyltransferase-like isoform X2, with translation MELSKQELEYPQKLLNYMDGFLISKTMFTACELGVFDLLENGEALSSKAVAERLGTSADGMDRLLTACVGLQLLQVKGHQGKVLYSNTDLSQIYLTKASPRTLYYSMAYYSQTIYHCFAFLNDAVRSEEEMLKFMQLMNSIWNICGKAVVMAFDLSIFTNIIDLGGCTGAIAKECNSAYPQSKVTIYDLPKVLEMTRKHFVPPDERRIAFHEGDFFKDPIPDADLYILARIIHDWTEDKCLKLLSRVNKACKPGSGVLLIEALLNEDRSGPVTAQLYSLNMLVQTEGKERMASEYISLLESAGFKDVQVQRTGKIYDVILGRK, from the exons ATGGAACTATCCAAACAGGAACTTGAATATCCTCAGAAACTGTTAAATTATATGGATGGATTTCTCATTTCTAAG ACTATGTTTACTGCCTGTGAGCTGGGAGTATTTGATCTGCTGGAGAATGGAGAGGCACTCTCTTCCAAAGCGGTGGCAGAGAGGCTTGGCACCAGTGCTGATGGCATGGACAGACTCCTCACTGCTTGTGTTGGACTACAGCTGCTGCAAGTCAAAGGGCACCAAGGCAAAG TCTTGTACAGTAATACAGATCTGTCACAAATCTACCTGACCAAGGCGAGTCCCAGAACACTGTACTATTCAATGGCCTACTATTCACAGACTATCTACCATTGCTTTGCCTTCCTGAATGATGCTGTCAG ATCCGAGGAGGAAATGCTAAAGTTCATGCAGCTGATGAATTCAATTTGGAATATTTGTGGAAAAGCTGTGGTCATGGCCTTTGATCTTTCGATTTTTACTAACATCATTGATCTTGGTG GATGTACTGGTGCAATAGCCAAGGAATGCAACTCTGCATATCCACAGTCAAAGGTAACTATCTATGACCTTCCCAAAGTCCTCGAAATGACAAGAAAACACTTTGTGCCCCCAGATGAAAGGCGGATTGCATTTCATGAAG GAGACTTCTTCAAAGATCCTATCCCTGATGCTGACCTCTACATTCTTGCGAGAATAATTCATGACTGGACTGAGGACAAATGCCTGAAGCTTCTCAGCAGGGTTAACAAAGCTTGTAAACCAG GCAGTGGAGTATTGCTGATTGAAGCATTGCTAAATGAGGACCGGAGTGGCCCTGTCACTGCCCAACTGTACTCTCTGAATATGTTGGTACAGACCGAAGGGAAAGAACGAATGGCCTCTGAGTACATCAGCCTTCTGGAATCAGCAGGATTTAAGGATGTGCAAGTGCAAAGGACAGGGAAAATTTACGATGTGATCCTAGGGAGGAAGTAA
- the LOC140481153 gene encoding acetylserotonin O-methyltransferase-like isoform X1, with amino-acid sequence MELSKQELEYPQKLLNYMDGFLISKTMFTACELGVFDLLENGEALSSKAVAERLGTSADGMDRLLTACVGLQLLQVKGHQGKVLYSNTDLSQIYLTKASPRTLYYSMAYYSQTIYHCFAFLNDAVREGKNQYERAFGISPQELFESLYRSEEEMLKFMQLMNSIWNICGKAVVMAFDLSIFTNIIDLGGCTGAIAKECNSAYPQSKVTIYDLPKVLEMTRKHFVPPDERRIAFHEGDFFKDPIPDADLYILARIIHDWTEDKCLKLLSRVNKACKPGSGVLLIEALLNEDRSGPVTAQLYSLNMLVQTEGKERMASEYISLLESAGFKDVQVQRTGKIYDVILGRK; translated from the exons ATGGAACTATCCAAACAGGAACTTGAATATCCTCAGAAACTGTTAAATTATATGGATGGATTTCTCATTTCTAAG ACTATGTTTACTGCCTGTGAGCTGGGAGTATTTGATCTGCTGGAGAATGGAGAGGCACTCTCTTCCAAAGCGGTGGCAGAGAGGCTTGGCACCAGTGCTGATGGCATGGACAGACTCCTCACTGCTTGTGTTGGACTACAGCTGCTGCAAGTCAAAGGGCACCAAGGCAAAG TCTTGTACAGTAATACAGATCTGTCACAAATCTACCTGACCAAGGCGAGTCCCAGAACACTGTACTATTCAATGGCCTACTATTCACAGACTATCTACCATTGCTTTGCCTTCCTGAATGATGCTGTCAG GGAAGGGAAAAATCAGTATGAGAGAGCGTTTGGTATTTCTCCTCAGGAGCTATTTGAAAGTCTCTATCG ATCCGAGGAGGAAATGCTAAAGTTCATGCAGCTGATGAATTCAATTTGGAATATTTGTGGAAAAGCTGTGGTCATGGCCTTTGATCTTTCGATTTTTACTAACATCATTGATCTTGGTG GATGTACTGGTGCAATAGCCAAGGAATGCAACTCTGCATATCCACAGTCAAAGGTAACTATCTATGACCTTCCCAAAGTCCTCGAAATGACAAGAAAACACTTTGTGCCCCCAGATGAAAGGCGGATTGCATTTCATGAAG GAGACTTCTTCAAAGATCCTATCCCTGATGCTGACCTCTACATTCTTGCGAGAATAATTCATGACTGGACTGAGGACAAATGCCTGAAGCTTCTCAGCAGGGTTAACAAAGCTTGTAAACCAG GCAGTGGAGTATTGCTGATTGAAGCATTGCTAAATGAGGACCGGAGTGGCCCTGTCACTGCCCAACTGTACTCTCTGAATATGTTGGTACAGACCGAAGGGAAAGAACGAATGGCCTCTGAGTACATCAGCCTTCTGGAATCAGCAGGATTTAAGGATGTGCAAGTGCAAAGGACAGGGAAAATTTACGATGTGATCCTAGGGAGGAAGTAA